One genomic region from Streptomyces sp. NBC_00457 encodes:
- a CDS encoding STAS domain-containing protein produces MSVAHNPLSITVEVPREDAVLLTVEGDLDMDTATELQHHLANQLHHGRRHFLLDISGVPFMDSSGMNIVLRAYQEVREIHGGVYVISPTPAVRRIMDLTGVSITVPIVGSVEEALATADSRRADPLPPAPTDE; encoded by the coding sequence GTGTCCGTTGCCCACAATCCCTTGTCGATCACGGTGGAAGTGCCCCGCGAGGACGCCGTGCTGCTCACGGTGGAGGGCGACCTGGACATGGATACAGCCACCGAGTTGCAGCACCACCTCGCCAATCAGCTCCATCACGGCCGACGGCACTTCCTGCTCGACATCTCCGGAGTCCCCTTCATGGATTCGTCCGGCATGAACATCGTCCTGCGGGCGTATCAGGAGGTACGGGAGATCCATGGCGGCGTGTACGTCATCTCCCCGACCCCCGCCGTCCGGCGGATCATGGATCTCACCGGTGTCAGCATCACCGTCCCGATCGTGGGCAGTGTCGAGGAGGCGCTGGCCACCGCCGACTCCCGGCGGGCCGATCCTCTGCCGCCGGCCCCGACGGACGAGTGA
- a CDS encoding ATP-binding protein, with protein MSENHRTGATRNPAGAGHVRCGPRSPAEARGAVRRVLTEQSRARGTACAPDTLSDALLVASELTTNAMLHGGGVTDFDVEVVGQNLYLSVSDRERRPPITVDPVDRQGRRRCSGRGWPIVCRLSRTVLVSDLPAGGKRVTAVIPLSASAECRRPVGRT; from the coding sequence ATGAGTGAGAACCATCGCACCGGCGCCACCAGGAACCCGGCGGGAGCGGGCCATGTGCGCTGCGGGCCGCGGAGCCCGGCCGAGGCACGGGGTGCCGTGCGCCGGGTCCTGACCGAACAGTCGCGCGCGCGGGGCACCGCATGCGCGCCGGACACGCTCTCGGACGCGTTGCTGGTGGCGTCGGAACTGACGACCAACGCGATGCTGCACGGCGGCGGTGTGACCGACTTCGACGTCGAGGTCGTCGGCCAGAACCTGTACCTGTCCGTCAGCGACCGGGAGCGGCGCCCGCCCATCACAGTCGACCCGGTCGACCGTCAGGGACGACGCCGCTGCTCAGGGCGCGGCTGGCCGATCGTCTGCAGGCTGTCGCGCACCGTGCTGGTGTCGGATCTGCCGGCCGGCGGCAAGCGCGTCACCGCGGTGATTCCCCTGTCGGCGTCGGCGGAGTGCCGGCGCCCGGTCGGCAGAACCTGA
- a CDS encoding RNA polymerase sigma factor SigF: MAAVTVAQATAPETVTTEGAALPLIEDPTSVRPQDARELSRQFFDRLAMLEEGTHEYQYVRNTLIEMNLSLVRYAASRFRARGDSLEDIVQVGTIGLIKAIDRFEVSREVEFTTFAVPYIVGEIKRFFRDMSWAVHVPRRLQEARVELAKATEELRSRLGRTPTTRELSQLMSLSEEEVIEARKAANCYQSTSLDAAVTSDTDNGESVLADLLGEEDPSLELVEDFHSLAPLIARLDERERRIIHLRFVDELTQAQIADRIGVSQMHVSRLISRIIKQLRTGLLEPGVA, from the coding sequence ATGGCAGCCGTGACGGTGGCGCAGGCAACGGCACCGGAGACGGTCACGACGGAGGGGGCGGCGCTGCCGCTGATCGAGGATCCGACGAGCGTGAGGCCCCAGGACGCACGGGAGTTGTCGCGTCAGTTCTTCGACCGACTGGCCATGCTGGAGGAGGGCACGCACGAGTACCAGTACGTGCGCAACACGCTGATCGAGATGAACCTGTCGCTCGTGCGGTACGCGGCGTCGCGCTTCCGCGCGCGTGGGGATTCGCTGGAGGACATCGTCCAGGTCGGGACGATCGGGCTGATCAAGGCCATCGACCGCTTCGAGGTGTCCCGAGAGGTCGAGTTCACGACGTTCGCCGTCCCGTACATCGTCGGCGAGATCAAGCGCTTCTTCCGCGACATGAGCTGGGCGGTCCATGTGCCGCGCCGGCTGCAGGAGGCGCGCGTGGAGCTGGCCAAGGCGACGGAGGAACTCCGCTCCCGTCTGGGCCGTACGCCGACCACCCGCGAGCTGTCGCAGCTGATGTCCCTGTCGGAGGAAGAGGTGATAGAGGCCCGCAAGGCCGCCAACTGCTATCAGTCCACCTCCCTCGACGCGGCCGTCACGTCCGACACGGACAACGGCGAGTCCGTCCTGGCCGACCTCCTCGGTGAGGAGGATCCGTCGCTGGAACTCGTCGAGGACTTCCACTCGTTGGCACCGCTGATCGCCAGGCTGGACGAGCGTGAGCGGCGGATCATCCATCTGCGGTTCGTCGACGAGCTCACCCAGGCGCAGATCGCCGACCGGATCGGGGTCTCCCAGATGCACGTCTCGCGGCTCATCAGCCGCATCATCAAGCAGCTGCGCACCGGGCTGTTGGAGCCCGGGGTCGCCTGA
- a CDS encoding SigB/SigF/SigG family RNA polymerase sigma factor — protein sequence MLVETSAHGSDFTARPRVSGGHAHDDAPDTASDFARLAALPEGPERDAVRDELTEVWLPMAHRIAGKFRNRGESLEDLRQVAALGLIKAIDRYEPGRGAFESYAVPTITGEIKRHFRDRMWALRVPRRVQDLRNKVRIARRDLSDSASGSTPSVAEIAAHTGLTEDEVNTGLEALESYSTLSLDAEMSSSDDGFSLADTIGACDEAYDVVIDREAAKEGLRRLPERERTILYLRFFEDMTQSRIADHLGISQMHVSRLISRCCARVRDEALAQGTRPEPSDNGWPT from the coding sequence ATGCTGGTCGAAACGTCCGCACATGGTTCCGACTTCACTGCCCGCCCCCGCGTGTCCGGCGGACACGCCCACGACGACGCCCCCGACACCGCGTCCGACTTCGCCCGCCTGGCCGCCCTGCCCGAGGGTCCCGAGCGAGACGCGGTACGCGACGAACTCACCGAGGTTTGGCTGCCCATGGCCCACCGCATCGCGGGGAAGTTCCGCAACCGCGGTGAGTCGCTGGAGGATCTGCGCCAGGTCGCGGCCCTGGGCCTGATCAAGGCCATCGACCGGTACGAGCCCGGACGGGGCGCCTTCGAAAGCTATGCCGTGCCCACCATCACGGGGGAGATCAAGCGGCACTTCCGCGACCGGATGTGGGCCCTCAGGGTTCCCCGTCGCGTCCAGGACCTGCGCAACAAGGTACGGATCGCGCGCCGCGACCTCAGCGATTCGGCGAGCGGCTCCACACCCTCGGTCGCCGAGATCGCCGCCCACACGGGGCTCACCGAGGACGAGGTCAACACGGGGCTGGAGGCCCTGGAGAGCTACAGCACCCTGTCCCTCGACGCCGAAATGTCCTCGAGCGACGACGGCTTCAGCCTCGCCGACACGATCGGCGCCTGCGACGAGGCCTACGACGTGGTCATCGACCGAGAGGCGGCGAAGGAGGGGCTGCGGCGCCTGCCCGAGCGCGAGCGCACCATCCTGTACCTGCGCTTCTTCGAGGACATGACGCAGAGCCGCATCGCCGATCACCTGGGCATCTCCCAGATGCACGTCTCCCGCCTCATCAGCCGGTGCTGCGCGCGGGTACGGGACGAAGCGCTCGCCCAGGGAACACGGCCGGAGCCCTCCGACAACGGCTGGCCCACGTGA
- a CDS encoding DUF5133 domain-containing protein, with protein sequence MLMPHPAILRRLVEEYETVMAHDGDGEPDTGRRDLRARDLAYTLCVSTGTREVEQALETARRLLAAAHDPVAPVQRRAVTTGLGKPPAEESAIAG encoded by the coding sequence ATGCTGATGCCCCATCCGGCGATACTGCGCAGGCTCGTCGAGGAGTACGAGACAGTCATGGCCCACGACGGCGACGGGGAGCCCGACACGGGCCGGAGGGACCTGCGCGCACGGGACCTGGCCTACACATTGTGCGTGTCCACCGGAACGCGCGAGGTGGAACAGGCCCTCGAAACGGCCCGCCGCCTGCTCGCCGCCGCGCACGACCCCGTCGCACCGGTGCAGCGACGTGCGGTCACCACGGGCCTGGGCAAGCCTCCGGCGGAGGAGTCGGCGATCGCCGGCTGA
- a CDS encoding ATP-binding protein, producing the protein MKPAEHRTAGDSGTAPTRPVPITSAATARSYVRSVVEEHWRAASGPASERAVMDLLLVVSELVTNAIRHGGGLAGFEVALLPEGVRLSVHDYSNAVPSAAYGPGTLPQAHEGSGYGWPLIIRLSRDIHIERRREGGKTVSVLVPLT; encoded by the coding sequence GTGAAGCCGGCGGAGCATCGTACGGCCGGGGACAGCGGGACGGCGCCCACCCGGCCGGTCCCGATCACCAGCGCGGCGACGGCACGGAGTTATGTGCGGTCGGTCGTAGAAGAGCACTGGCGCGCCGCGTCCGGGCCGGCGAGCGAGAGAGCCGTCATGGACCTCCTGCTGGTCGTGTCGGAGCTCGTCACCAACGCCATCCGGCACGGCGGCGGCCTCGCGGGGTTCGAGGTGGCCCTGCTTCCTGAGGGGGTGCGACTGAGCGTGCACGACTACAGCAACGCCGTTCCCTCCGCCGCCTACGGGCCCGGCACACTCCCCCAGGCGCACGAGGGCAGCGGCTACGGGTGGCCGCTGATCATCCGCCTGTCCCGCGACATCCACATCGAGCGCCGCCGAGAGGGCGGCAAGACAGTCAGCGTGCTGGTGCCGCTGACGTGA
- a CDS encoding ATP-binding protein, with the protein MATESHGGGKPSSEEIQDWEARFDGGFGDVTRARLGAEEFLTMLARSSPPATPEYRDDVLLVVSELAANAIQYAPGPFGLTMRRSFDGVHVTLSDTSTTPPAPRPFHPGKGSGGGIGWYLIHTLCDQVSVVVRADGKDVHAFLPW; encoded by the coding sequence ATGGCGACCGAATCACATGGGGGCGGCAAGCCGTCTTCTGAAGAGATACAGGACTGGGAGGCCAGGTTTGACGGGGGATTTGGTGATGTGACGAGAGCCCGCCTCGGCGCGGAGGAGTTTCTGACCATGCTCGCGCGGTCCTCACCGCCGGCGACGCCCGAGTACCGGGATGACGTCCTACTGGTTGTCAGCGAGCTTGCCGCCAACGCCATACAGTACGCTCCAGGACCCTTCGGGCTGACGATGCGCAGGTCGTTCGACGGTGTGCACGTGACGCTCAGCGACACGAGCACCACCCCACCGGCGCCGCGCCCCTTCCACCCCGGCAAGGGCAGTGGTGGCGGGATCGGTTGGTACCTGATCCACACGCTGTGCGACCAGGTCAGTGTGGTGGTGCGGGCCGACGGCAAGGACGTGCACGCGTTCCTGCCCTGGTGA
- a CDS encoding tyrosine-type recombinase/integrase, whose translation MKSGKWQATVRNRAGDRFSGSFPLKAQARAWGIELETQFARGGMRDPRAGEIAFREWHDRWWKARIVEPHTLRGDASSIKNHVMPYWADWEMRAITRMDVQSWIRSLVEKGAGASAIKRAYNLTSSIMRAAVDDDVIVVSPCRSIDLPAIAVKPPQWFTTDQAQSILDGLAPAWRTMCPLGFYTGLRWGELSGLHRHRIDTRRSRLFVVEVNAKSGIKEYPKSSKSRREVPLPPHVLEALERHIHRLDRDAVVFTTITKGRSGRLLADSNWRRQTWWPAVEAAYHFGDDCELQLVPHYPPHSMRHTCASWLVQKGVSLYEVQHLLGHESFQTTQRYAHLQPDAHKAVLGAWERMETPLTIAA comes from the coding sequence TTGAAGTCCGGCAAGTGGCAGGCGACCGTCCGCAACCGGGCAGGAGACCGGTTCAGTGGGTCCTTCCCCCTCAAGGCCCAGGCGCGGGCTTGGGGCATCGAGTTGGAGACGCAGTTCGCCCGTGGAGGCATGCGCGACCCGCGGGCCGGCGAGATCGCATTCCGTGAGTGGCATGACCGATGGTGGAAGGCCCGTATCGTCGAGCCCCATACCCTGCGGGGCGACGCGTCCAGCATCAAGAACCACGTCATGCCCTACTGGGCGGACTGGGAGATGCGGGCGATCACTCGCATGGATGTCCAGAGCTGGATCCGCTCTCTTGTCGAGAAGGGGGCGGGAGCCTCCGCGATCAAGCGGGCCTACAACCTGACGTCGTCCATCATGCGTGCGGCGGTCGACGACGATGTGATCGTGGTGAGTCCCTGCCGCAGCATCGACCTGCCGGCCATCGCGGTCAAACCGCCGCAGTGGTTCACGACCGATCAGGCACAGAGCATCCTCGACGGACTCGCCCCCGCCTGGCGGACGATGTGCCCGCTCGGCTTCTACACCGGGCTGCGCTGGGGCGAGCTCTCTGGCCTGCACCGGCACCGCATAGACACACGGCGCTCGCGCCTGTTCGTGGTGGAGGTCAACGCCAAGAGCGGCATCAAGGAGTATCCCAAGAGCTCCAAGAGCCGCCGGGAAGTCCCGCTCCCGCCTCACGTCCTGGAGGCCCTCGAACGCCACATCCACCGACTCGACCGCGACGCGGTGGTGTTCACCACCATCACCAAGGGCCGCTCCGGGCGCCTCCTCGCCGACAGCAACTGGCGACGGCAGACCTGGTGGCCCGCCGTCGAGGCCGCCTACCACTTCGGCGACGACTGCGAGCTGCAGCTCGTCCCGCACTACCCACCGCACTCCATGCGCCACACCTGCGCCTCTTGGCTGGTCCAGAAGGGAGTCTCGCTCTACGAGGTCCAGCACCTCCTCGGTCACGAGAGCTTCCAGACCACCCAGCGCTACGCACACCTGCAACCCGACGCCCACAAGGCCGTCCTCGGAGCCTGGGAGCGTATGGAAACTCCGCTCACCATCGCCGCATAA
- a CDS encoding helix-turn-helix domain-containing protein, with protein sequence MVDGGPDRWLPAVAAALDVDRRTVYRFITAGDLPVVDLRTGTERSRVRFPAAGLEEFIASRLVASPRTRR encoded by the coding sequence CTGGTAGACGGCGGGCCCGATCGCTGGCTACCCGCTGTCGCCGCCGCCCTGGACGTCGACCGCCGCACCGTCTACCGCTTCATCACCGCCGGAGACCTCCCCGTCGTCGATCTGCGCACCGGGACGGAACGCTCCCGCGTCCGTTTCCCCGCTGCCGGGCTGGAGGAGTTCATCGCCAGCAGATTGGTTGCTTCCCCGCGTACCCGTCGGTGA
- a CDS encoding class I SAM-dependent RNA methyltransferase, with the protein MQAEPKKSLVGEEYEVEIGPVAHGGHCIARTESGQVLFVRHTLPGERVVARVTEGEEGSRFLRADAVEVLSASKDRVEAPCPYAGPGRCGGCDWQHAKPGAQRRMKGEVIAEQLQRLAGLTPEEAGWDGTVMPAEGDKLPAGQVPAWRTRVQYAVDAETGRAGLRRHRSHEVEPIDHCMIAAEGVSELGIEKRDWTGMESVEAIAATGSQDRQVILTPRPGARLPLVELDKPVSVLRVEEKDGGVHRVHGRAFVRERADGRTHRVGNGGFWQVHPKAADTLVTAVMQGLLPRKGDMALDLYCGVGLFAGALADRLGEKGAVLGIESGKRAVEDARHSVADFPRVRIEQGKVESVLPRTGITEVDLIVLDPPRAGAGRKTVEHLSSLGARRIAYVACDPAALARDLGYFRDGGYRVRMLRAFDLFPMTHHVECVAILEPVAKGS; encoded by the coding sequence ATGCAGGCAGAACCGAAGAAGTCGCTGGTCGGGGAGGAGTACGAGGTCGAGATCGGGCCCGTCGCGCACGGCGGGCACTGCATCGCCCGTACGGAGTCGGGGCAGGTGCTGTTCGTCCGGCACACGCTGCCCGGTGAGCGGGTCGTGGCGCGGGTGACCGAGGGCGAGGAAGGCTCCCGTTTCCTGCGCGCGGACGCGGTGGAGGTGCTGTCCGCCTCCAAGGACCGGGTCGAGGCGCCCTGTCCCTACGCCGGTCCGGGGCGCTGCGGCGGCTGCGACTGGCAGCACGCCAAGCCCGGCGCCCAGCGGCGGATGAAGGGCGAGGTCATCGCCGAGCAGTTGCAGCGGCTGGCGGGGCTGACGCCCGAGGAGGCCGGCTGGGACGGCACGGTCATGCCGGCCGAGGGCGACAAGCTGCCCGCCGGTCAGGTCCCGGCGTGGCGGACGCGGGTGCAGTACGCCGTGGACGCCGAGACGGGACGGGCGGGTCTGCGCCGGCACCGCTCGCACGAGGTGGAGCCGATCGACCACTGCATGATCGCGGCCGAGGGCGTCAGCGAGCTGGGCATCGAGAAGCGTGACTGGACGGGCATGGAGTCCGTCGAGGCGATCGCGGCGACGGGGTCGCAGGACCGCCAGGTGATCCTGACGCCGAGGCCGGGCGCGCGGCTGCCGCTCGTCGAGCTGGACAAGCCGGTGTCCGTGCTGCGGGTGGAGGAGAAGGACGGCGGCGTTCACCGCGTCCACGGCCGCGCCTTCGTCCGCGAACGCGCCGACGGCCGCACCCACCGCGTCGGCAACGGCGGCTTCTGGCAGGTCCACCCGAAGGCCGCGGACACGCTCGTGACAGCGGTCATGCAAGGGCTGCTCCCACGCAAGGGCGACATGGCGCTCGACCTCTACTGCGGCGTCGGCCTCTTCGCCGGCGCCCTGGCCGACCGGCTCGGCGAGAAGGGCGCGGTGCTCGGCATCGAATCCGGCAAGCGCGCCGTCGAAGACGCCCGGCACAGCGTCGCCGACTTCCCCCGCGTCCGCATCGAGCAGGGCAAGGTCGAGTCGGTCCTCCCGCGCACCGGTATCACCGAGGTCGACCTGATCGTCCTCGACCCGCCGCGGGCGGGAGCGGGCCGGAAAACGGTCGAGCATCTGTCCTCACTCGGCGCCCGTCGTATCGCGTACGTGGCGTGCGATCCGGCGGCGCTGGCGCGGGACTTGGGGTATTTCCGGGATGGGGGGTATCGGGTGCGGATGCTGCGGGCGTTCGATCTGTTTCCGATGACTCATCATGTGGAGTGCGTGGCGATCCTTGAACCGGTCGCGAAGGGATCCTGA
- a CDS encoding APC family permease, whose protein sequence is MSKLTDVPKRILIGRALRSDRLGETLLPKRIALPVFASDPLSSVAYAPGEVLLVLSIAGVSAYHFSPWIAVAVVVLMFTVVASYRQNVHAYPSGGGDYEVANTNLGNKAGLTVASALLVDYVLTVAVSISSGIENLGSAIPFVVEHKVVCAIAVIVLLTLMNLRGVKESGKLFAIPTYVFVAGVFIMIAWGAFRGLVLDDPMRAPTASYEIKAEHQGLAGFALVFLLLRAFSSGCAALTGVEAISNGVPAFRKPKSKNAATTLAMMGLLAVTMFCGIIGLAMATKVRMAENPAVDLLSNGVALGSDYVQNPVITQVAEAVFGKGSFLFVILATATALVLFLAANTAYNGFPVLGSILAQDRYLPRQLHTRGDRLAFSNGIVLLAGAAVLLVWMYGADSTRLIQLYIVGVFVSFTLSQTGMVRHWNRHLATEKDPAKRRHMIRSRAINTFGAFFTGLVLVVVLVTKFTHGAWVALLGMVIFYVTMSAIRRHYDHVSEELAAPEGPSDDSVRPSRVHSVVLISKIHRPTLRALAYAKLMRSDTLEALSVNVDPAETKALRAEWERRGIDVPLKVLDSPYREITRPIIEYVKNVRRESPRDAVSVIIPEYVVGHWYEHLLHNQSALRLKGRLLFTPGVMVTSVPYQLESSELAKKRARKEWNAPGSVRRGPAEQRPKEPSAKEPSGKE, encoded by the coding sequence GTGTCCAAACTGACCGACGTGCCCAAACGGATTCTGATCGGGCGCGCACTGCGCAGTGATCGGCTGGGGGAAACACTCCTGCCGAAGCGCATCGCCCTACCCGTCTTCGCCTCCGACCCGCTGTCCTCCGTGGCGTACGCGCCCGGAGAGGTGCTGCTGGTCCTGTCGATCGCGGGCGTGTCGGCCTACCACTTCAGCCCCTGGATCGCGGTCGCGGTCGTCGTGCTGATGTTCACGGTGGTCGCCTCCTACCGGCAGAACGTGCACGCCTACCCCAGCGGCGGCGGCGACTACGAGGTGGCCAACACCAACCTCGGCAACAAAGCGGGCCTGACCGTCGCGAGCGCGCTGCTCGTCGACTACGTCCTCACCGTCGCCGTGTCGATCTCGTCCGGCATCGAGAACCTCGGCTCCGCGATCCCCTTCGTGGTCGAGCACAAGGTGGTCTGCGCGATCGCCGTGATCGTGCTGCTGACACTGATGAACCTGCGCGGAGTGAAGGAGTCCGGCAAGCTCTTCGCGATTCCGACGTACGTCTTCGTCGCGGGCGTGTTCATCATGATCGCGTGGGGCGCGTTCCGCGGGCTGGTGCTGGACGACCCCATGCGGGCGCCGACGGCGTCGTACGAGATCAAGGCGGAGCACCAGGGCCTGGCGGGTTTCGCGCTGGTCTTCCTGCTCCTGCGCGCCTTCTCCTCCGGCTGTGCCGCGCTCACCGGTGTCGAGGCGATCTCCAACGGTGTCCCGGCCTTCCGCAAGCCCAAGTCCAAGAACGCGGCGACCACGCTGGCGATGATGGGTCTGCTCGCGGTCACCATGTTCTGCGGGATCATCGGGCTGGCCATGGCGACCAAGGTCCGCATGGCCGAGAACCCGGCCGTCGACCTGCTCAGCAACGGTGTCGCGCTCGGCTCCGACTACGTCCAGAACCCGGTCATCACCCAGGTCGCCGAGGCCGTCTTCGGCAAGGGAAGCTTCCTGTTCGTGATCCTCGCGACGGCCACCGCGCTGGTGCTGTTCCTCGCGGCCAACACCGCGTACAACGGCTTCCCGGTGCTCGGCTCGATCCTCGCCCAGGACCGCTATCTGCCCCGCCAGCTGCACACCCGCGGCGACCGGCTCGCCTTCTCCAACGGCATCGTGCTGCTGGCCGGCGCGGCCGTGCTGCTGGTGTGGATGTACGGCGCCGACTCCACCCGGCTGATCCAGCTCTACATCGTCGGCGTGTTCGTCTCCTTCACGCTCAGCCAGACCGGCATGGTCCGCCACTGGAACCGCCACCTGGCCACCGAGAAGGACCCCGCCAAGCGCCGTCACATGATCCGCTCCCGCGCGATCAACACCTTCGGCGCCTTCTTCACCGGCCTGGTGCTGGTCGTCGTCCTGGTCACCAAGTTCACCCACGGCGCCTGGGTCGCGCTGCTCGGCATGGTGATCTTCTACGTCACGATGTCGGCCATCCGCCGCCACTACGACCACGTCTCCGAGGAACTCGCCGCCCCCGAGGGCCCGAGCGACGACAGCGTACGACCGTCCCGCGTGCACTCCGTCGTCCTGATCTCCAAGATCCACCGCCCCACCCTGCGCGCCCTGGCCTACGCCAAGCTGATGCGCTCCGACACCCTCGAGGCGCTCAGCGTCAACGTCGACCCGGCCGAGACCAAGGCGCTGCGCGCGGAGTGGGAACGGCGCGGGATCGACGTACCGCTGAAGGTGCTGGACTCGCCGTACCGGGAAATCACCCGGCCGATCATCGAGTACGTCAAGAACGTGCGCCGGGAGTCGCCGCGCGACGCCGTGTCGGTGATCATCCCGGAGTACGTCGTCGGCCACTGGTACGAGCATCTGCTGCACAACCAGAGCGCGCTGCGGCTGAAGGGCCGGCTGCTGTTCACGCCGGGTGTCATGGTGACCTCGGTGCCCTACCAGCTGGAGTCGTCCGAGCTCGCGAAGAAGCGGGCGCGGAAGGAGTGGAACGCGCCGGGGTCGGTGCGGCGCGGTCCGGCGGAGCAGCGGCCGAAGGAGCCGAGTGCGAAGGAGCCGAGCGGGAAGGAGTGA
- a CDS encoding potassium channel family protein, with translation MHIVIMGCGRVGSALAQTLEQQGHTVAVIDQDPTAFRRLGSSFGGRRVTGVGFDQDTLREAGIEEAGAFAAVSSGDNSNIIAARVAREMFGIENVAARIYDPRRAEVYQRLGIPTVATVRWTADQMLRRLLPSGAEPLWRDPTGGVQLAEVHASTAWVGHKISRLQEETGVRVAFLTRLGEAMLPSSQTVLQEGDLVHVMMRADEVDKVEAAFAKGPEEEGGH, from the coding sequence GTGCACATCGTCATCATGGGCTGCGGCAGAGTGGGTTCCGCTCTCGCCCAGACCTTGGAGCAACAGGGGCACACGGTCGCCGTGATCGACCAGGACCCCACCGCCTTCCGACGGCTCGGCTCCTCGTTCGGTGGCCGCCGGGTCACCGGCGTCGGCTTCGACCAGGACACCCTGCGCGAGGCCGGCATCGAGGAGGCCGGCGCCTTCGCCGCCGTCTCCAGCGGCGACAACTCGAACATCATCGCCGCCCGCGTCGCGCGCGAGATGTTCGGCATCGAGAACGTCGCGGCCCGTATCTACGACCCCCGCCGCGCCGAGGTCTACCAGCGCCTCGGTATCCCGACCGTAGCGACCGTCCGCTGGACCGCCGACCAGATGCTGCGCCGTCTGCTCCCCTCGGGTGCCGAGCCGCTGTGGCGCGACCCCACCGGCGGTGTCCAGCTGGCCGAGGTGCACGCCTCGACCGCCTGGGTCGGTCACAAGATCAGCAGGCTGCAGGAGGAGACGGGCGTCCGCGTGGCGTTCCTGACCCGCCTCGGTGAGGCGATGCTGCCCTCCTCGCAGACGGTGCTGCAGGAGGGCGACCTGGTGCACGTGATGATGCGTGCCGACGAGGTCGACAAGGTCGAGGCGGCGTTCGCCAAGGGTCCCGAAGAGGAGGGCGGTCACTGA
- a CDS encoding potassium channel family protein, with translation MRVAIAGAGAVGRSIAGELLENGHEVLLIDKAPTAISVERVPQAEWLLADACEITSLDEAALQRCNVVIAATGDDKVNLVVSLLAKTEYGVPRVVARVNNPKNEWLFNESWGVDVAVSTPRLMSALVEEAVSVGDLVRLLRFSHGDANLVELTLPEESALAGTQVGDVEWPQDTSLVTIIRGNRVLTPSQEDSLEAGDELLFVAAQAREEQLEDLLSVRREDTVS, from the coding sequence ATGAGGGTCGCCATTGCCGGTGCCGGTGCGGTGGGCCGCTCGATCGCGGGCGAACTGCTGGAGAACGGCCACGAGGTCCTGCTCATCGACAAGGCGCCGACCGCGATCTCGGTCGAGCGCGTCCCGCAGGCGGAGTGGCTGCTCGCCGACGCCTGCGAGATCACGTCCCTGGACGAGGCCGCGCTCCAGCGCTGCAACGTCGTGATCGCCGCGACCGGCGACGACAAGGTGAACCTGGTCGTCTCCCTGCTGGCGAAGACGGAGTACGGCGTCCCGCGCGTCGTCGCCCGGGTGAACAACCCGAAGAACGAGTGGCTCTTCAACGAGTCCTGGGGCGTCGACGTCGCCGTCTCCACCCCCCGCCTCATGTCCGCCCTCGTCGAGGAGGCGGTCAGCGTCGGCGACCTGGTCCGGCTGCTGCGCTTCAGCCACGGCGACGCCAACCTCGTCGAGCTGACCCTGCCGGAGGAGTCGGCTCTGGCCGGCACCCAGGTCGGCGACGTCGAGTGGCCGCAGGACACGTCCCTGGTCACCATCATCCGCGGCAACCGCGTCCTCACCCCGTCCCAGGAGGACTCCCTGGAAGCCGGCGACGAACTGCTGTTCGTGGCAGCCCAGGCCCGCGAGGAACAGCTGGAGGATCTGCTGTCGGTGCGCCGCGAGGACACGGTGAGCTGA